AGCAGTAATGATTAAAGATAACAAAACAAGTATGTCTTTCCTCTTTCACAATTTGGTGCGTGCAGTTTGCAAAATTGccctttctctcttttttgttCTATACTTAAAGTTACTATAATCTCTATAAGTTATCTCgtaatcattttcttaaaagtGACTATGAGGGTTCCTGCTGGGTTTCTTGCTTGGCTATGGAGCTTTCTGTGCTTCTtgcccttcttcttcttgctcCTTCTTCTTGGCCTTGTCAAAGGtatatacaaatattcatACCATgtatttgtttgatttagtgGGTTGAtgtttttcttctaaaaatctattattttcttgaacagCTACTATAATTTGTCCGTTGGTAGTGGGGATTATTGTGATTGGTAATTCAGCTGTGATTATTGGTCTTTGGATTGCTCATTTTCTATGGACTTTCTATTGTGTTGCaaggtatttatttttatatgcatGCTTTCCTGTTCATCTTCTAATACGATAGCTTTTTGCTTCTAGTTTCAATCTCTAGTCctgtttttgtttattattatttagaaccaAGAGACTTGGGCTTGTTCTGAAGATTTTGGTGCTGCTATTATTGCCACTGCCTTTGATCCTCTGGCCAGTTATTGGAATTGTTGCAAGTCTTTTGGGTGGATTTGGATATGGGTTCTTTGCTCCTCTTATTGCTACGTTTGAGGCTGTTGGACAGAATGTTAGGGATAAATGCTACCATTGTTTTGTTGTAAGTTTTTCTTGTTGCACTTACCAGTTTGTTTTCACTAACTCATTAAGAATTATGGTGTAATGCCCGTTCTAACCTGCCATTAGTTTTGATTTATTTCTACCCTTTGGTCTTTAGATTATGCCCACTTTCTTAAACTGATCGTAACTCTGCAGTGAAAAATATAGGGAATTTGTTTTTCGTTAAATCTTAATTCAGTGAATTTTGTCATTGCCACTGTTTTGTTATGACTTAGGCTTCTCATTGCTAATCCCAATTTTCCCATTTCCCTTGATTCCCTACAAATTTATATCagcttttctatttctatttctctTATGTGGTATTTTGTTTCAAGCTTTCTCATCTATATTTGTCATCATGCATTCAGCTGGATCACTTGCACAAGCATTCACATTACATTTGTGTTCATCAAGAATAGACCAGCAGAAAAGGAGCTctatacaaatataaaatacccAATTGATGCATTGTACTTAGAATAAGGTGTTGGTGTAAAGTGATTTTACTGAATTTGGGAATGGGGATATGAATGAATTTCTTGTTAACAGGATGGTTGTTTATCCACTATAAATGGGAGCTGCACAGTGGTCCGAGATTTTACTGATTTTTGCTTCCATTCTTACTTCTCTTACATGGATGAACTTAGTGAGAAAGTGCCAGAAGGTGAAAAACCTATCGATATAAAGTAAGACGTTTCTCCTCTGCACCTTTGGtataaattcaagaaaaagacaaaaatcaGGAATGCTTGAGacaatttatcttttcttatttttaggTTATCAAGATTGCCAAGTTGTTTGTTAGTAATCCTGATTGGCGTGCCTGTAGATGTGCTTATGATTACAGCTGTTGCTTTTTGGAAAAGCCCATTCATGCTGTTCAAAGGATGGAAAAGGCTATTAGAAGATTTGATTGGTAGGGAAGGGCCATTCTTGGAGACGGTATGTGTTCCATTTGCTGCCCTTGCCATCATCCTTTGGCCTTTGGGTGTTATAGGAGCTGTGCTAGGGGCAATCGTATCCAGCTTCTTTCTGGGTCTTTACAGCGCCGTGATAGTTCATCAGGTCTGCCACAAGTTGCCTTTCCACCATTTCATATTCACATGTATAAAATGTTGGTAGGTTCCTATTGTATTGGCTTGAACTTTTATCTGAACCAAGATCCATAAATTTCCAGGAAGACTCACTCTTCATGGGACTTGCCTATGTTGTAGCCGTGGTTTCTCTATTTGACGAGTATGTAAACGATCTACTTTACTTAAGAGAAGGGTCACGACTGCCAAGGTACATCACTAGAATCAATTTGCTTTTCAGTCTGCACTCGCACACATGTAAATTCCTTGCACATCTTCTTAAGAGCTTTAATTAAatggaaaaattaaataggGACCTTGAGCATTAAAACTATCCATTGCTAAAATCTGTGATATATTAATACATTTTACCTGACCACGTGTTTGACTTTTGCACGTGTGTGACAGCCAGGCCAAGGTATAGGAAAAACATGGGCGACCTGGATGCAGATGAAAGCAAAAATGGTATCAAGAACAGAAGAGAAAACTCACTGGAAACAAGACTATCCTCACAAAGATCAAGAACACTGAAGTTggcaatccaacaatataaacCAGTTCATGTATAAGTTCTCAACATACAACTTATAATCAATATGTAAAATCCCATGAACTTAATGTCTCAATGTCACAGGTTTGGGATTGGTTATTTAAATCCTCCGAGGACAATGGCAGGATACTTCTTCGCGACAACCTGATAAATATCAAGGACATAGAGGCATGCTTAATGAAGGGCGATTGTAAGAAGTTAAGCATCAAACTTCCAGCTCTGTCCTTAGTACAATGTCTGCTTGCCTCTGCAAAGTCCGACTCATCTGGGTTGGTGATCTGTAGGTCTTTTCTGATACTTTGCACATAAGTTTGATGCATGTTACTTTGCTTATGCATATCATGCTCATTGGAATTGGATTGTGAAGCTGATGATGCAGAATTGACAAGGATTAATGGACCAAGGGATAAATTGTTTGAATGGTTAATTGGACCGCTGTTGATCATGAAAGAACAAATAAAGCAACTCCAATTAGATGAAAACGAAGAAGCCTGCCTGAAAAGGATTATTATGAAGTGCCAAAATGAAAAGCTTGAAGATTGGGATGACTTCGGGTTTCCATCAAATGACAACCTCAGAAGAGCACAGTTACAAGGCATAATTAGAAGGTCATTTCAAAACTCTGTATCTACTTCTTATATGCACTCACTTGTAGCTACAAATTAATCCTTCTGTTTTACGTGAATTTTTTCAACAATATGCGCAAACACAGATCTACTCACTGCAGTACTGTGGTGCTTTTTGTTCTAAACTATTCTTCATTCCTGAACAACAGTATATACATCATTTTTGTTTCTCATTCGTGCCAGATTGGAGGGCATTGTAAGTTCTATGACCCGCATACCAACCTTTCGGCGCCGCTTTATGAATTTAATGAAGGTACTGTATGTAGAGGCAATTCAGGCTGCTGCTTCCTCTGGTCATAGTAGAGGATcatcaaaattcaaacatGCAGGCAAGAGCTCAAATGAGAATGGAAACAGAAAAGGGAGCAGAAATGAAACTGAAAATGAATCACGACTAAAGACATGTCAGAGTGAGAATGTAGTGTGATTAGAATTCCATGGAAATGAGGAACTTTGTGTGTAGGAAGATGCTAGGCTCTTAGTGCAAGATACTTTCAACTGTTTGTGTGTTTCTGTATTGTATTTCCATTGGAATGTTGTAAAttgatttagaaaaatttattgtataatGCAATCAATTCCATACGTATAACACATGAAATGGGAAATTTTCTGTTACTTGCAGAGTAACATTGGCACTTAGTTGGCCTCTTGATAAGCAAGCATCCTGTGACATTTTACTCATGCGGAGCATTTTCATGTGTTGATAAATTGTAAAAGGTGTTTTCTGTGGTAATTTTAACTTCTCTTTTCTtagtttatttctattttacttaACGAACTATCAGGTGAGATTCTTATTAATCATaagtaattttactttataatttcattagtcgtgtttttttattatctgtGGTCTCTTTTGGACAAATGAGAGTTTCTTTTATCATGAAAAAGGGGAATTCCTTTCCTACCAAAGTCCCCCCCGAGAGGCCTTTGGTCTAGTgatgatattgataaatgagAAAGTTAAGGAATACATATTTGGTATTTTATACTTGGATAAGTTCAACAAACTGCATggtcaatatatttttatttgatgacGGTTCATTGCGGTTAAGGGTCAAAGTTGTGATTACAAgaaattccaaaaaaaaaaaaaagaagaaattgaatgAAAGCTAGTGGGATGGTAAAGAGACTGTAAATAGTAAAAAGACAGCTCCTTTTTACCCTTATGTTTCGTGTAACCATTCTTATTACAGCCTCAAGCTGGAGACATTTTCTCTGTTGACTAACAAATTAATCATGTCCTTATCCGCTATCCACTTTCTTGAAAGAAACAGAACCCCGAAAAAACAACGAGAAACAAAAAGATCTTCAGCAGCAAGTTCCTATTATTCTTCCGTCTTTCTGCTGTTGCATTAAGGATTATTAGCACGAGGGCTAGTTTGTTCATTTAGCAGCAAGTTCTTCATAGCTCAATTTGTGGATTATCATACAAGTCCTCTACCAAGGTAACGTGCATGTTTTTGTTCATGTCATGAACTGGCCTGTAAGGATATTTGTTGATCCAAAAAAGATCAGGGATTTTATCATTAGTCATGTGCAAACATATGCCAGTTAACTTGTGATTGTAATGACTTGCATTTGATGTTGCTTTTGACATCAAAACGTTCATAGTTTTGTTCCCATTTGAGATTTCGGACATAACATTTCAAGTCCTCCAACATTACCATATTGCTGCCAATGTCTTTCCCACATCCGTTGAGAGCCTTCTCGGTAGGGGCTCAATCAACAACACAGTTGGCAGATAAAATAACAGACGACCCTGGAGTCAACAAAACCCCTCAGAGCACCGTAACTTGCGTCTATCAAATCCATATTTCTGGATATTGGTGCAATGTAACAGTTCTATGGTGCAAAAATCTTATGAATCATTCCCTCAACCTCATCTTAAATAATCCTGAAAGCGGCCAAATTTTTTACAGCTGCAAGATTGACCTTAAGCCTTGGCTTTTTTGGAGCAAAAAAGGGTGCAAGTCCTTTGACCTTGAAGGTTCCCAAGTAGATATTCATTGGGATCTGCGCTCAGCTAGATTTTCCAGTAGCCCCGAACCATATGGTGATTATTACGTAGCCTTAGTCTCTGACGGAGAGGTTGTATTATTGTTGGGAGATCTCAAGAAGAAAGCCTATAAGAAGACAAAATCTAGACCAGCACTTGTAGATCCTACCTTATTTTACAAGAAGGAAAATGTCTTTGCTAAAAAATCCTTCTCTACCAGAGCTAAATTTGACGAAAGGAAACAAGAGCACGACATTGCCGTGGAAAGTTCTACTGCAGGACCTAAAGACCCTGAAATGTGGATTAGCATAGATGGAATCGTAGTAATTCATGTGAAGAACTTGCAATGGAAATTCAGAGGGAACCAAACTGTTATCGTGAATAAGCAACCGGTGCAAGTTTTCTGGGACGTGCACGATTGGTTGTTTAATACCACAGGAACAGGTCATGGCTTGTTCATATTTAAACCAAGGTCAGGAGATTCTGATGATGACAGAGACGACAGCACTCATGGTACCAATAGCGATACCAGCGACGGGAGCAAGTATTTTTCAACCAAAAGCACCACACCGATCCCTGAATtctccctttttctttatgcatgGAAGATAGAGTGAATTACATTCTATGTATTTGACAATGGCTAAACCGAGCATGAACATGAACATAGGTATTCTCATTCATTGTCTAGATCTATTTCCATGTCAGTAGAATTTAAGCTGTAAAAATCAGTCATGCCCCTTTTAATCAtgtatattaaaatcttatagATCCACTAGGAAGAAACATTCATCTTCATTGAGTAGTTGTACCCTGTGCAGTTGTTATATAGACCTTGATGCTGAGTTTAATCCATGGATTTTTAAGAGATATCCCATACCACACCTCAAATGTAcagatttcttcttttttcttttttctttttttccttctgaCAATACTGCTTCACAAGAGTACAGTTTACAAGAAAACATTGTCAAGAAAGTTCGTAAATGGCTCCATGTCAACAAAAATACCTGGTTCAGATTAATAGGCTCATACCTCACAGGCTACGAAAACTACAATCTTCTGAGTCACAGTAACATATTTGACAGTTATTTGTCACAGATTTCGTAAGAAAATAAGTGGTTCCACCACATACTTACCCGGATTGATAATATATCTTACATAGTTTTCATGAACAATCAAATACAATGTAGGAGCAGTGAATGATTTCAAGAATACATGCTGATTGTCCTAATAAAGCTTTCAAGCTTCATGTGAGCCAAgcaaaaaaatcataaaaccaCCTAAAACAAGCATACAACTCCCTTGAACAAACCTGAGAGAGAGTTACAGTGGATGTGCCATAACTCTTATATTATCACCCAGttcaatcattttatttttcattcttttttccaaataaaagaaagtgcACGCTATATTTTCTGCCTTATCTTTTCAATTCGAATGGTTATTTAGatgattatttaaaaacaGACAAAAGCATAAAAGAGAAACAACTTACAAGTTACTCTTAGATTCTATGTCAACCTAGTGAGTAAAAGGGTAAGGGTGTTAATGATGATTGTTTGTCAAAACAAAAGGAGGGAGGATCAGGATATACATatagatattaataattttcatgGCAAAACTTCTGAAGCAATTTAAGGAAAGAAGttgaattctaaaataatataattatgtaaaatgtcaCAAAATGGTGTTCCAAAGACCACTCCTATCTTAAAAAGGTAGAAAGAACAACCATATGGATGATCAAAGAATTCTATTTGAGAAAATCGAGATATTTACATCACCTTCCAAAACATCTAAGTAACGAAGATGTAAAAGTTGAAGAAAGAAACTTGAGCCCAGTAGATCCTCCAGGGAAATATGAAATGGCATAGTATGATAGGGCAAGGACCTAGAAAAGATTGAAATCCATCATTTTGCAATATATACAAGACATTGATGTTATAAGCAATATGGATGAAACCTTGAACTAATCATcattaataatatgatatgACTTTCCCCAAACAGCAGCATCCATAAAATAATAGAGGGGAATAAATATATGGTTTCTTCATTTTGGAGATCACATATTTCACTACTAATAGATGACAATTAATTATAGAGACTAGAGTCCCACTGAAACTGCAAATAGAACCATCGGAAATGCTGGCAATGGTAATAACACCTAGCAATTTAAACAAACATTGAAGGTAACTCTGGAGTGTACAGAGTGGAAAACACGTGAGTTGTGGTAAAAACATATCATCCAAGATATCTTGACCACCGTTCAGGCTATCACATCAAGATGATATCCCCAAATAGTGCATTATAGATCCAAATTTCTAGCAAATGGCCTATTTGGAAGAACATGGACATggataaagaatgaaaagtaACAAACAGGAGGcaaaaggttgttttctttataCCTGTAAAATAGAGAAGAGCACAGAAAGAACATAACTGTGAAGGACCATAGAGACGTATACAGTTCCCACCATGGTGCCGATAAAACCCAACGTAAAGGGGAGCCTCTGTTTATAAGAAGATAGATAATTGGTCATTTACAGATTATTACAAGAAAGTAACTGTAATTAGAAGCAGGCACGAGCAATAGTAATCTAGTTGTTTGTTTTCACATGAGAACAAGtgagaaaaatagtaaatgtaAATGTACCTCTTTAGAAGACATATGCGCAAGTTGATTCCTAGGGCCTTTAAGTGCGAAAAACGAACCGATTATGAATGCACAACCAACAGTAAAGCAGATAGCAAATTTCTGAGGCACCAACACCATTACAGGAAGGAACATGGTAAATgcaataaagataaagaacacTCCAGCAGCAAGGAGAACACCAAAGTACATGAGAGATTTTCCAGAAGGAACATTAGTTGTAGCAGACTGAAAGTTTCCAGGCAAATCCCTCACTCCTTTAGAAACCCTGAGTAAAGAGTTAGTTCAAATGATGCACttattaacaataattaaaatcgCAAGCATGCATCAGTAGCACAAAAATCAAGGACCAACCCGAAAGATTGGTAACCCTAtttaaataatactaataataataagactaTACTAACAATCATACTAAATCTGAAGATTTATCCTCGCTTCCAGAATTTCACTCTTTAGCCTCCTGAAAACAATAATTAAGATGGATATCATCAACCACAGTATATTTTTGAGTGATTGACACTTTAGGCAAACCGAATTGCACGGCAGCTAAAAATGCCCCCTTAATGGAACCTAATCCAATTGAAATAATATCAAgattattgaaatttttcgAATCCATGGCGTCTAGGTCATAATTGAGCTTTTTTTCCATAACTGAACTTATTTCAATCAAAATAAAGTCAAGATtctcaatacaaatacaaaacAAGcatgtaattctttttctttagaaaaaaaataaaagaaatttaatttatttgcagCCACAAGTATATAATGTTACTAGCAACAAGAACAATCTTTAACTTAAGCTAAATCCATATTTGTTCTTAAATTAAGCTCTGTTAAACGACCTAATGAAgctattaaaacaaaataatagatCTAATGAGGTTAGGGATTTGAGTAAATTTACACGTTAAAAGTGCCAGTGAATTTATCACTAGTAGTACGAACAGCGGCTTCGAGATCAAATCCTAGAGAGGAAGAATCGGAGTCCTGAGAAGCAGCGTATGCGTTCCAATCGGCCAGTAAAGATTTGGGTTCATCGTTATACGGGGTTGTGCTGCTTGGCCCTCCTGTGAACCATGATTGCGCCGTTTTTTGCATCCCTTtccttgtttgttttttttttttttaaattcttctgCGATTATCGTTTGAAACACTATGCTTTTAGCCTGTAAGTGCAATGGCGATCTCTGGTCTGATAATTTTGAGATCTGATATTGCTATTTCGCGCCAGCTTCAACCGTTATTACTATcactttgttttttattattctttttaatgaatttcttaATGTGCTTGTTTTATATGGTaagacttttttatttattattttttcatctgATAGTTAAGGGTTTGTTTGCTCCATCACCAAAGAAATGCATGCGAAATCTGAGATCAAGCTCATCtcgattaaatatttaaaattaactgaggttgatttaattcatttaactatgtatatataagttataaatttattaaattttaaataaaactcaaataataaataataaaatataattatcatatattatttgaaatcaaaaaattataataacttaatggtattgaataataatatttagacTTTTTTAATCATTTGAAGTTCTAGCTTCATCGTAATTAAGTTGAATTTCGATAGTTTGTAAATCGAATACTTTGCCCccaaatttgaaaataaaataaaagcaaccttcactttttatttataatacattttaaccccttttataaaaatgaaatgcaTTTTAGTCCTTATATTTTTGCTTTACACTTCACATAAcacttttattcttaaaatttgtaaaataataatattttagttctaaataattaaaatggaaattaagtattattttataaaagaatgagaaataaatgtatttaaaaattcCTTTTAAAATGCGATTaagatataatataaatactagCGTGTATGTACAAGTGTTGGATTGCATGTGAGGGCTGAGGGTATTGCATTTTATAAAAGCTAAGGGCACTGATagataaaataagaaacatTAAGAGCTAATATCTGTTTTCTCTAAACATGAGGGGCCAAAATGCACCTTTTTccactaaaaatatattataataacttCAAATCACAGATgtagagagagggagagaggaGATTTATTACTTCATTTTTGCATCAAATTCGAAGACAAAGAAGAAGCTGAGAATAATTATGAAAGTGGCTCAAAATATAGTGTTCCTATTCAAAGATTCCGATGGATTCGCTTCTGCTGTCGCTAATGCTCTCTGTCCTAGCCCTAACACTTCTTTTCACCGACTGtaagttatttctttttttataaatctcaCACAATCTCTCAAATATTGctcatttattttgtaattccCGAAACAGAGAAGAGACATTCGAGCTATCACTGGGAAAATATGGAATCAAAGATCTTAAAGCGATTGGTAATCTCATTCATTTTGTTGACAGTGGTGGCAATTATCAGGTAccaacaaattttttttttaattctttttattcttatgtTTAATTCGATGAAGAAATGGTAAATTgagtttatttatctaatatagggataaatatatttatagattttttttgtGTTTCTTGTTGTTCATGTATAGATGCTCTAAAGCTCCGTTTGTTTTGCTTTCGGAAAATATTTTAGGAGGAAAACATTTTTCAGGAAAGTAAGTTGTTTTCTGTCGTTTGGTTGCGTATGAAaaatcataagaaaaatattttctggTGTCTGGCGTGTTTTAAAGttattacttttcttttttcaatagAAAAAGACTATTAAAATACCTGAAactaatcaaaattatataatttcaatttataattgaatatgaAGAAGACACCAAAATAGCAAAGTTGAAAAAGTGTTTTGCCGATAACTGTCAAGTGGCCGGCGGCTTGGAGGTTTGGGGTTCATCAGAGGTGATTATCAGTAGGTTATATCTTAATTAATGACATGTATTTAGCtaggtttattttaaaagaaaatcgtAACTGTGAAGTTAGGAAACTGACTTCTCATTCTCAAAACTGCAAGATATTTTCCTAAAGGTGCTTAGTCTTTCTTTTGACCAGCAAAAGTTTTTCCATTGACCATTTTTCCTGGATGCATCAAACACTAGAAAATGGGTaaaatattttgttcttttccagGAGACAATCAAGACCTAAGATTATATAGACAAAAGTTAaggtatttttatttgttgttgtgCAGAGGTGTGTGGACATTATTGAACTTTCTAACATGGTCCACTAGTTAGTTTCCGAATACTATGTCTTGCTTATAATAAGTAAGATGAGAGGCCAGTGTTTCCCTGAATAGCATGTAGATTGAGTGGGATAtcatgattattatttttagtcgTTTGTTATCAAAATGGAACACTTGAACTGAAGGTAAACCTCGGGTCCTCAATTATTCGTTATCCAAAATTTCATATCTGCAACATTATGAAGCCTTAGGCACCTATCATGGGATTATTGTTTCTTGTGTATAAGaatttatgtttctttatttACAGGTCTCAGTGTTGCTTCTGGAGAAGTATGAGCCACCGACTTTAGTGTGTGCTGTCAGCGAAGTTTTGACTCAAATGGTTGAATCCTCATTAAGCATACCAGCATTAATAGTGCCATTTGTTGGGATGGCATCAAAACTTAAACACGAGACCAGCGCAACTAGTAATGATGGCAGAGCTTCATTCTATGGCGTTCAAATAGGTCCAGAAACAGATATAACCAGTGCCATCGTAAGGAGAACCAAAAAGCCACCATCTTCGCTGCAAATTCATTTTGAACCTTTGGCCTGCTTTCTTCAGGTGGTTCGCATCTTGAAATTGCCGACTACACTTCTTTTTGGAAGGCTTTCAGATAAAGCTGCTGGAAAAGAGCTTGAGGTAATTATTGTTAAATAACTTTCAGCTTAATTCAGTAAAAGTGTATAATTGCATCATAAAAAACGGTGGCAAAGTTGATTTACTTACCACAGTTGATTTTCCAGATACTATCTGAAATGGGAGAGCTTTTGGCAAGCACCATGTCCTTGAGCTTCTCGAGGGAAAAAATCACATGGAATCCAGCAGCAAACACATCAAAGGATATTAAAGAGCCATGGCGAGCATTGTATGGTTGAAGTCccgaaaaattttgaattcatCATCTTCTGTGTTGCTATAGTTTGTAGAGACACCAGAAACCAACTCATCAAGCTGTTCGTCTTAATGTAATTTCATacattatacatatatgaaaTTGGAACTAGCCTAGCAGGCATTTGATGTGCCTAACAATTTCCAAGTAggtttattaataaattaaattctacatTTAAAAATTGTAGTTGAATTTTTACCttgtttataaaaaagaagtagCACAAAATCTGATTGGCctatgataaatttatttccgGATTGCGTCAAATTATGAAGCCGTGAAAGACCTATGCAATATTggcaacaaaagaaataaaacagGGAGAAAAGACAGGTAAGGAGAAACAGAGGTTTTCTTCTAGAAGCAAGGGCAAATATGGAAATtcgaattttcttttcttaaaaacaaTCATCCATTTGAAATCTCTAAGACATCCAATATTTTCCCGCACAAAAAGCAATCCACAATTTCACTTGCAAACTCACATTCACCTCCCCAAAACAAATGCAAAATTAAACCCTAATCTTACAAATTCGAAAATCCTCACCAAATCCAACCAAAAATATGGCCTCAAATCCCGAAGAAGCACTGTGCAATTCCCTAACCGACGAAGAAACAGTGGCATTACGAAAAAAGCGGTCACGGCGCGTGAGCTTCGCCGACCGCGAAATTACCTCCGTTCATATCTTCAACCGCGACGAGGATTTTGAAACCCCTCCCGATTCCTCTTCGGCAAAGAAGCAGAGCTCACACAGTATCTCCGAAGCAGAGAACGAAGTGATAGGGTTTTTCAGAGACCTTGCTGAtagtgatgattataaagacATGTCGCCAAATGATGATAATGAGGATGATGATGACGATGGTGCTGTTACTGCCAGGAAGTCATTTTTGAGACCGATTGAATCCCCGTCTCCTGGCAGTAGTACTGTTGTGGGGTCTGCTACTTCCAATGATGGTGtgttactttttctttttatttcaaaatttttatttttcttgttgatTGGTGTATGTTTATGTCAATCAGTATGTGCTCTACTTTAATGGCACCGCGAacttaagaagaaaaagaggaaagaaCGTTAATAAGTTAACTTGTATGAATGCTTGATTTAGGAGAAATTGAATTGCTTAATGCATCGCTGAGGTCGTATTCGAGCTGTGTGCATACTGAATCAGGTTGAATGGGTTGGTGAATTTGACCTGAACATTTAAGATGCTCTATGTAATAGATTCAGTCATGCAAGATGGCTCCAATAtgattaaacaaaataaataaatctaaccTTTGTTACCCTTGATGTGTATTCACCCTCATAattttctctcaccttgtCTGGAATAAGTCATGTGCGAGATTTCGGTTCAATTGAAATTCAATTCTCCAAAATCATGTCACTTTTGATATGAtttcattttttcaaaaagaaattctagtATACATGAGCTTTCCAAACACGAGAATTAACTAAGTAGTATTCAATTAGACTTGCCAATTACACCTCTTAAGGATACATGTTGAAGCTTTTGTCTGTGTGGGTTTTTGGCAGAGGACAACTTCTTTGGGCCTGTATCCACGAGTTTCATTAGACACAGGACATTATCTGATTC
The sequence above is drawn from the Ricinus communis isolate WT05 ecotype wild-type chromosome 7, ASM1957865v1, whole genome shotgun sequence genome and encodes:
- the LOC8288329 gene encoding uncharacterized membrane protein At3g27390 isoform X1, with the protein product MRVPAGFLAWLWSFLCFLPFFFLLLLLGLVKATIICPLVVGIIVIGNSAVIIGLWIAHFLWTFYCVARTKRLGLVLKILVLLLLPLPLILWPVIGIVASLLGGFGYGFFAPLIATFEAVGQNVRDKCYHCFVDGCLSTINGSCTVVRDFTDFCFHSYFSYMDELSEKVPEGEKPIDIKLSRLPSCLLVILIGVPVDVLMITAVAFWKSPFMLFKGWKRLLEDLIGREGPFLETVCVPFAALAIILWPLGVIGAVLGAIVSSFFLGLYSAVIVHQEDSLFMGLAYVVAVVSLFDEYVNDLLYLREGSRLPRPRYRKNMGDLDADESKNGIKNRRENSLETRLSSQRSRTLKLAIQQYKPVHVWDWLFKSSEDNGRILLRDNLINIKDIEACLMKGDCKKLSIKLPALSLVQCLLASAKSDSSGLVISDDAELTRINGPRDKLFEWLIGPLLIMKEQIKQLQLDENEEACLKRIIMKCQNEKLEDWDDFGFPSNDNLRRAQLQGIIRRLEGIVSSMTRIPTFRRRFMNLMKVLYVEAIQAAASSGHSRGSSKFKHAGKSSNENGNRKGSRNETENESRLKTCQSENVV
- the LOC8288329 gene encoding uncharacterized membrane protein At3g27390 isoform X2 gives rise to the protein MDFLLCCKSCFCLLLFRTKRLGLVLKILVLLLLPLPLILWPVIGIVASLLGGFGYGFFAPLIATFEAVGQNVRDKCYHCFVDGCLSTINGSCTVVRDFTDFCFHSYFSYMDELSEKVPEGEKPIDIKLSRLPSCLLVILIGVPVDVLMITAVAFWKSPFMLFKGWKRLLEDLIGREGPFLETVCVPFAALAIILWPLGVIGAVLGAIVSSFFLGLYSAVIVHQEDSLFMGLAYVVAVVSLFDEYVNDLLYLREGSRLPRPRYRKNMGDLDADESKNGIKNRRENSLETRLSSQRSRTLKLAIQQYKPVHVWDWLFKSSEDNGRILLRDNLINIKDIEACLMKGDCKKLSIKLPALSLVQCLLASAKSDSSGLVISDDAELTRINGPRDKLFEWLIGPLLIMKEQIKQLQLDENEEACLKRIIMKCQNEKLEDWDDFGFPSNDNLRRAQLQGIIRRLEGIVSSMTRIPTFRRRFMNLMKVLYVEAIQAAASSGHSRGSSKFKHAGKSSNENGNRKGSRNETENESRLKTCQSENVV
- the LOC8288331 gene encoding protein transport protein SFT2, whose product is MQKTAQSWFTGGPSSTTPYNDEPKSLLADWNAYAASQDSDSSSLGFDLEAAVRTTSDKFTGTFNVVSKGVRDLPGNFQSATTNVPSGKSLMYFGVLLAAGVFFIFIAFTMFLPVMVLVPQKFAICFTVGCAFIIGSFFALKGPRNQLAHMSSKERLPFTLGFIGTMVGTVYVSMVLHSYVLSVLFSILQVLALSYYAISYFPGGSTGLKFLSSTFTSSLLRCFGR
- the LOC8288330 gene encoding uncharacterized protein LOC8288330; amino-acid sequence: MSFPHPLRAFSVGAQSTTQLADKITDDPGVNKTPQSTVTCVYQIHISGYWCNVTVLWCKNLMNHSLNLILNNPESGQIFYSCKIDLKPWLFWSKKGCKSFDLEGSQVDIHWDLRSARFSSSPEPYGDYYVALVSDGEVVLLLGDLKKKAYKKTKSRPALVDPTLFYKKENVFAKKSFSTRAKFDERKQEHDIAVESSTAGPKDPEMWISIDGIVVIHVKNLQWKFRGNQTVIVNKQPVQVFWDVHDWLFNTTGTGHGLFIFKPRSGDSDDDRDDSTHGTNSDTSDGSKYFSTKSTTPIPEFSLFLYAWKIE